One stretch of Miscanthus floridulus cultivar M001 chromosome 18, ASM1932011v1, whole genome shotgun sequence DNA includes these proteins:
- the LOC136522447 gene encoding transcription factor bHLH144-like, with protein MQGDPGYGYGGYGAGGYGGYGAGAGAGGYGYDIAANGGGGGGYYSATDRYPAAPAAAYEDPLAGQRQHDFPAPLTGLEFQPSDTCPKNYVIFDQTYDRSRVMFHPSLANNFGNPAGAGYGYGYDQSYHGESAYHGYGGGDGGGGVSVRQKEDTDEIDALMSTEDGDDEDDVLSTGRTPGCRAGGSPDSTCSSGGYAGNSGGGRKHESGGNGAKKKERMKKMVRTLKGIIPGGDRMDTPAVLDEAVRYLKSLKVEVKKAGARGSSS; from the coding sequence ATGCAGGGAGACCCCGGGTACGGGTACGGTGGCTACGGCGCCGGCGGGTACGGTGGCTAcggtgccggcgccggcgctggaGGCTACGGCTACGACATTGCCGCcaacggcggcggaggcggcggctacTACTCGGCGACCGACCGGTACCCTGCCGCTCCTGCTGCTGCCTATGAGGACCCGCTCGCTGGTCAGAGGCAGCACGACTTCCCGGCGCCGCTCACGGGGCTGGAGTTCCAGCCGTCGGACACCTGCCCCAAGAACTACGTCATCTTCGACCAGACGTACGACCGGAGTCGAGTGATGTTCCACCCGTCTCTGGCCAACAACTTCGGCAACCCCGCCGGCGCCGGATACGGCTACGGCTACGACCAGAGCTACCACGGCGAGAGCGCCTACCACGGCTACGGtggtggcgatggcggcggcggtgtcTCGGTCCGGCAGAAGGAGGACACCGACGAGATCGACGCGCTGATGAGCACagaggacggcgacgacgaggacgacgtgCTCAGCACGGGCCGCACGCCGGGGTGCCGCGCCGGTGGCTCCCCGGATTCCACGTGCTCATCCGGCGGGTACGCTGGAaacagcggcggcggccggaAGCACGAGTCGGGCGGCAACGGTGCGAAGAAGAAGGAGCGGATGAAAAAGATGGTGCGGACGCTCAAGGGGATCATCCCCGGTGGCGACCGGATGGACACGCCGGCCGTCCTCGACGAGGCCGTCAGGTACCTCAAGTCGCTCAAGGTGGAGGTGAAGAAGGCCGGCGCGCGTGGGTCAAGCAGCTAG